One Glycine max cultivar Williams 82 chromosome 6, Glycine_max_v4.0, whole genome shotgun sequence DNA segment encodes these proteins:
- the LOC100778010 gene encoding protein FAM136A produces the protein MDNTEAEEQFASEMLRPKLKELEEAVQPKISPVQDYASFTLQKDFFKCGYECFDRSKRQEEVNNCVNNCIDLLTKAKKTLDNEMEMFEEKMKMSTSLMVCLQKHGEAKLQQKAGAALDLVSCLDQSIQENIKFLPHINKLKAAFGISDDSSS, from the exons ATGGATAACACAGAAGCTGAAGAGCAATTTGCTTCAGAGATGCTGAGGCCGAAACTCAAAGAATTGGAGGAGGCTGTTCAACCTAAGATTTCCCCTGTCCAAGACTATGCCAGTTTTACTCTTCAG aaggatttttttaaatgtggaTATGAGTGCTTTGATAGAAGCAAAAGGCAGGAAGAAGTAAACAATTGTGTCAATAATTGCATTGATCTTCTTACTAAAGCGAAAAAAACTTTGGATAATGAGATGGAAATGTTTGAG gagaagatgaagatgagTACATCATTGATGGTGTGTCTACAAAAGCATGGGGAAGCTAAGCTCCAGCAGAAAGCTGGTGCTGCGCTTGATTTGGTTTCCTGTCTTGACCAGTCAATCCAGGAAAACATCAAGTTTCTGCCACATATTAACAAGCTGAAAGCTGCCTTTGGAATTAGTGACGATAGCTCCTCGTAG
- the LOC100527272 gene encoding TPR repeat superfamily protein, which translates to MAMRDLVSGAAACGDSSSSSSNPLASLANALIGSSSKTQERLKEIPTSTPTDPASQFYSTALPANQLPGSEFDKPLLNLNSQASEFLHRFRGSTGLEETWDEIQRDGAAAQMRQLPPGIQQPPLDGTPQRVLSNILHSFLDSSRGGVPFHPAPLPMLGLSEGDKQCIRDRSSIMARHLFVDKSEEFIDAQVNALLCSLDIDSSVRGKGPMPERFRELEDYWNESQGNLRLGPPAPDGWISEFSQQREKYDNPDSWANSFEQQYGANGWVSEFEHSQLSSVDQMRGMNMSNFAAREQTRMLANTLAQNGDPKFQNSKFLQFVSKMSRGELIIDDNQVKENALPASGDWATEYNQQYNHGHAWAGEFLNDKVYHGPDQWANEFTSEGRQHDAVDDQWVNEFSKLKVNDWADEFGQQFGEGALGDSTSDSWAQAYDEFLNEQVAAKQQLDSSRGVYVFSDLNPYVGHPNPLKEGQDLFRKGLLSEAVLALEAEVLKNPENAEGWRLLGIAHAENDDDQQAIAAMMRAQEANPTNLEVLLALGVSHTNELEQTAALKYLYGWLRHHPKYGTLAPPEMADSLYYADVARLFNEAAELSPDDADVHIVLGVMYNLSREYDKAIASFERALKLKPQDYSLWNKLGATQANSVQSADAIMAYQQALDLKPNYVRAWANMGISYANQGMYDESIRYYVRALAMNPKAENAWQYLRISLSCASRNDMLEACDSRNLDLLQKEFPLQ; encoded by the exons ATGGCGATGCGCGACCTCGTTTCTGGTGCCGCGGCATGTGGcgactcttcttcttcttcctcaaacCCTCTCGCTTCCCTCGCCAACGCCCTTATTGGCTCTTCGTCCAAAACTCAG GAGAGGCTGAAGGAGATTCCCACATCCACTCCTACTGACCCTGCTTCCCAATTTTACTCCACAGCTCTCCCCGCCAATCAGCTTCCCGGCTCCGAATTCGATAAGCCTCTATTGAATTTAAACTCCCAG GCTTCGGAGTTTTTGCATAGGTTCCGTGGCTCCACTGGCCTTGAGGAGACATGGGATGAGATACAGCGTGATGGGGCGGCTGCCCAAATGCGCCAACTGCCACCGGGGATTCAACAGCCGCCGTTGGATG GGACACCGCAGAGAGTTCTATCAAACATTTTGCATTCATTTCTTGATAGCAGCCGTGGTGGAGTGCCTTTTCATCCTGCTCCACTTCCGATGTTGGGTTTATCTGAAGGTGATAAACAATGCATACGTGACCGCAGCAGCATAATGGCCAGGCATCTCTTTGTGGATAAAAGCGAAGAATTTATTGATGCCCAA GTAAATGCACTTCTATGCTCTCTAGATATTGACAGCAGTGTCCGTGGTAAGGGACCTATGCCTGAAAGATTTCGGGAGCTTGAGGATTACTGGAATGAGTCTCAAGGTAACCTGAGACTTGGTCCTCCTGCTCCAGACGGGTGGATTTCTGAATTTAGTCAACAAAGGGAGAAATATGATAATCCCGATTCATGGGCTAACTCATTTGAGCAACAGTATGGTGCAAATGGTTGGGTGTCTGAATTTGAACAT TCCCAATTGTCATCAGTAGATCAAATGCGAGGTATGAACATGTCTAACTTTGCTGCAAGGGAGCAGACTCGTATGCTTGCAAACACGTTGGCCCAAAATGGTGACCCTAAATTTCAG AACTCAAAATTCCTTCAATTTGTGTCAAAGATGAGCCGTGGTGAGTTGATTATTGATGACAATCAAGTTAAAGAGAATGCATTACCTGCATCTGGAGATTGGGCAACAGAATACAATCAGCAATATAATCATGGTCATGCATGGGCTGGAGAATTTTTGAATGATAAG GTTTATCATGGACCTGATCAGTGGGCGAATGAATTTACAAGTGAAGGACGGCAGCATGATGCAGTTGATGATCAGTGGGTTAATGAATTCTCAAAGTTGAAAGTTAATGATTGGGCAGATGAATTTGGTCAGCAGTTTGGTGAAGGAGCCTTAGGGGATAGCACTTCTGATAGTTGGGCACAAGCATATGATGA GTTCCTAAATGAGCAAGTGGCTGCCAAGCAGCAGTTAGACAGTTCGAGGGGTGTGTATGTCTTTTCAGATTTAAATCCTTATGTTGGTCATCCAAATCCGCTAAAAGAAGGCCAAGATCTATTCAGAAAAGGACTTTTAAGTGAAGCAGTTCTAGCATTGGAAGCTGAAGTCCTAAAAAACCCTGAGAATGCTGAAGGGTGGAGACTGCTTGGAATAGCACATGCAGAGAATGATGATGATCAACAG GCTATTGCAGCAATGATGCGTGCACAGGAGGCTAACCCAACAAACCTGGAAGTGCTTCTTGCTCTTGGTGTTAGTCATACAAATG AACTGGAGCAAACAGCTGCTCTGAAGTATCTATATGGATGGTTGCGCCATCACCCAAAATATGGAACACTTGCCCCGCCTGAGATGGCTGATTCTTTGTACTATGCTGAT gTTGCTAGGTTATTTAATGAAGCAGCTGAACTCTCACCTGATGACGCAGATGTCCACATAGTTCTAGGGGTCATGTACAACTTATCCAGAGAATATGACAAAGCCATTGCATCTTTTGAAAGAGCACTGAAACTTAAGCCGCAGGATTACTCTCTATGGAACAAGCTGGGTGCAACACAAGCAAACAGTGTTCAAAGTGCTGATGCAATAATGGCTTATCAACAG GCACTGGATTTAAAGCCTAATTATGTTCGTGCTTGGGCAAATATGGGTATCAGTTATGCAAACCAG GGTATGTATGACGAGTCCATTCGATATTATGTTCGAGCACTTGCCATGAATCCAAAAGCAGAGAATGCATGGCAATATTTGAGAATTTCATTGAG CTGTGCTTCTAGGAATGACATGTTGGAAGCTTGTGATAGTCGTAATTTGGACCTTCTCCAGAAGGAGTTTCCACTACAGTAA
- the LOC100784610 gene encoding ankyrin repeat domain-containing protein 2B-like isoform X1 has translation MASDSKKDFPADDKAGTEESKTSKDETSSKDSPAEQRATATFGPRPGPAGHPGNPFDLSAMSGLLNDPSIKELAEQIAKDPSFNQMAEQLQKTFQGAPQDAIPSFDNQQYFSTMQQVMQNPNFMTMAERLGNALMQDPSMSAMLESFSNPSNKDQLEERMARIKEDPSLKHILEEIETGGPAAMMRYWNNEEVLQKLGQAMGLANSGDAGASAENSGADETEDLGNEDESIVHHTASVGDVEGLKNALASGADKDEEDSEGRTALHFACGYGEVKCAQVLLEAGAKVDALDKNKNTALHYAAGYGRKECVALLLENGAAVTLQNMDGKTPIDVAKLNNQNEVLKLLEKDAFL, from the exons ATGGCTTCAGATTCCAAAAAGGATTTCCCTGCTG ATGACAAAGCTGGAACAGAAGAGAGTAAAACATCCAAAGATGAGACTTCATCTAAAGATTCTCCAGCAGAACAAAGAGCGACAGCTACTTTTGGACCTAGACCTGGACCTGCTGGGCATCCAGGCAACCCTTTTGATCTCTCAGCAATGTCTGGTCTGCTCAAT GATCCAagtatcaaggaattggctgaaCAGATAGCAAAAGATCCATCGTTCAATCAGATGGCTGAGCAGCTTCAGAAAACTTTTCAAGGAGCTCCACAAGATGCTATCCCTAGCTTCGATAATCAACAATATTTTTCAACCATGCAACAGGTTATGCAGAATCCTAATTTTATGACCATGGCTGAGCGCCTGGGTAATGCATTGATGCAG GATCCGTCTATGTCTGCCATGCTTGAAAGTTTTTCTAATCCATCAAATAAAGACCAGCTTGAAGAAAGAATGGCACGCATCAAAGAGGATCCATCTCTGAAACATATTTTGGAGGAGATAGAGACTGGCGGTCCTGCTGCTATGATGAG gtACTGGAATAATGAGGAGGTTTTGCAGAAGTTGGGACAAGCCATGGGTCTTGCCAATTCGGGAGATGCAGGTGCCTCTGCTGAAAATTCTGGGGCAGATGAGACCGAAGATTTGGGAAATGAAGATGAATCAATTGTTCATCATACTGCTAGTGTTGGTGATGTGGAG GGCTTGAAAAATGCACTAGCCTCTGGTGCTGACAAGGATGAAGAAGATTCAGAGGGAAGAACTGCTTTGCATTTTGCCTGTGGATATGGCGAG GTAAAATGTGCTCAAGTTCTCCTCGAGGCTGGAGCAAAAGTGGATGCTTTGGATAAGAATAAGAACACTGCTCTCCATTATGCAGCTGGTTATGGCAGAAAGGAATGTGTGGCCCTTCTCCTTGAAAATGGTGCTGCAGT TACTCTCCAGAATATGGATGGTAAAACTCCAATCGATGTTGCGAAGCTAAACAATCAAAATGAAGTCCTAAAGCTACTTGAGAAAGATGCTTTTCTGTAG
- the LOC100785498 gene encoding immune-associated nucleotide-binding protein 9: MMEKASSSNEVRTLVLVGRTGNGKSATGNSVLGRRAFKSRTSSSGVTSVCELQRTIMKDGSIVNVIDTPGLFAGTDSAGKEIVKCIDMAKDGIHAILMVFSVRTRFSEEEQATFLTLQALFGHQIVDYMIVVFTGGDDLEANEETLDDYLGCECPQPLKDILTLCGNRKVLFDNKTKDEKKRLGQVQELLNVVNMIISHNGGRPFTNELFIELKEKATIRDNQQKMVDSMGGYSKAETLGIKMQMQQKYDDELKRITNMVESKLKEESANLLKSLEEERVARLKAEENYRSIQITSNNEIQKLKWDLEVANKRPPTRRGCVIM; the protein is encoded by the exons ATGATGGAAAAAGCGTCATCTTCTAATGAGGTAAGGACACTAGTTTTAGTTGGACGTACTGGCAATGGCAAAAGTGCAACGGGAAATAGTGTTCTTGGAAGGAGAGCATTCAAGTCAAGGACAAGTTCTTCTGGTGTAACAAGTGTGTGTGAATTGCAAAGAACTATTATGAAAGATGGATCGATTGTTAATGTTATTGACACCCCAG GACTATTTGCTGGAACTGATTCTGCTGGGAAGGAAATAGTCAAATGTATTGATATGGCTAAAGATGGAATTCATGCCATTCTTATGGTGTTCTCTGTTAGAACTCGCTTTTCTGAAGAGGAACAAGCTACTTTTCTTACCTTGCAAGCATTGTTTGGACACCAAATTGTTGACTACATGATTGTGGTCTTCACAGGAGGGGATGATCTAGAAGCTAATGAAGAGACACTTGATGATTATTTAGGTTGCGAGTGTCCACAACCTCTTAAG GATATTCTGACCCTGTGTGGCAATCGTAAAGTGCTTTTTGATAATAAGactaaggatgaaaaaaaaCGATTAGGACAAGTTCAAGAACTTCTCAATGTTGTGAACATGATTATATCACATAATGGTGGACGACCATTTACAAATGAGTTGTTTATAGAATTGAAg GAGAAAGCAACAATACGAGATAACCAACAAAAAATGGTTGACTCCATGGGAGGATATTCAAAAGCAGAAACGTTGGGGATTAAAATGCAAATGCAGCAAAAATATGATGATGAGCTAAAACGAATTACTAATATG gtTGAATCAAAGTTGAAGGAAGAAAGTGCAAACCTTTTGAAAAGTTTGGAGGAAGAGAGAGTTGCTAGACTTaaagctgaggaaaattatagATCGATTCAAATTACATCGAATAATGAAATTCAGAAACTCAAATGGGATCTTGAGGTGGCAAATAAGAGACCACCCACTAGGCGTGGTTGTGTCATAATGTGA
- the LOC100786026 gene encoding COP9 signalosome complex subunit 6a yields the protein MASSSSSGLTFKLHPLVIVNISDHYTRVKSQMNPTHAPPHTTTNNNNANGGDGVVSPPLHPRVYGCVIGVQKGRTVEIFNSFELLYDPSTHSLDRTFLEKKQELYKKVFPHFYILGWYSTGSDAEESDMHIHKALMDINESPVYVLLNPSINHSQKDLPVSIFESELHVIDGIPQLIFVRSSYTIETVEAERISVDHVAHLKPSDGGSAATQLAAHLTGTHSAIKMLHSRIKVLHHYLLAMQKGDVPCENSLLRQVSSLLRRLPAIESGKFQDDFLMEYNDTVLISYLAMLTNCSSSMNELVDKFNIAYDRHSRRGGRTAFM from the exons ATGGCTTCTTCATCGAGTAGCGGATTGACGTTCAAGCTGCACCCTCTGGTGATCGTGAACATCTCCGACCACTACACCAGGGTCAAGTCTCAGATGAACCCAACCCACGCGCCACCGCacaccaccaccaacaacaacaacgccaaCGGCGGCGACGGCGTCGTTTCGCCGCCGCTCCACCCGCGGGTCTATGGTTGCGTCATAGGGGTCCAGAAGGGTCGCACCGTTGAGATCTTCAACAGCTTCGAACTCCTCTACGATCCTTCCACCCACTCCCTCGATCGCACCTTTCTCGAGAAGAAGCAAGAACTCT aTAAGAAGGTGTTCCCGCACTTCTACATACTGGGCTGGTATTCGACTGGGAGTGATGCAGAGGAATCAGATATGCATATTCACAAAGCT TTGATGGATATCAATGAAAGTCCAGTTTATGTTCTTCTCAATCCTTCTATCAACCATTCTCAGAAGGATCTACCTGTCAGTATTTTTGAAAGTG AACTGCATGTCATAGATGGGATTCCACAACTTATCTTTGTTCGCTCAAGTTATACTATTGAG ACTGTTGAAGCAGAACGGATATCAGTTGATCATGTTGCTCATCTTAAGCCATCTGATGGTGGTTCAGCTGCTACACAAT TGGCTGCTCACCTTACTGGTACACACAGTGCCATCAAAATGCTTCATAGCAGAATAAAGGTGCTACACCACTATCTTCTTGCAATGCAAAAAG GTGATGTTCCTTGTGAGAATTCACTATTAAGACAAGTGTCAAGTCTCCTGAGAAGATTGCCTGCTATTGAATCTGGGAAATTTCAAGATGATTTCTTGATG GAGTACAATGACACCGTATTGATTAGTTACCTGGCAATGCTGACCAACTGTTCAAG CTCAATGAATGAGCTGGTGGACAAATTTAATATCGCGTACGATAGGCATAGCAGAAGGGGTGGACGAACTGCTTTTATGTGA
- the LOC100786542 gene encoding uncharacterized protein translates to MATILRSSGGRLGSVLGFFNRLIHSLPQSPPLSATIDFSSPTFSSSFGGSMELMAVPKRKVSPHKRGIRNGPKALKPIPVIVLCKSCGRARLPHFFCCGGKPNQGNTGEQKGSTS, encoded by the exons ATGGCAACGATTTTGAGGAGCAGCGGAGGAAGATTGGGCAGCGTTTTAGGGTTCTTCAATAGGCTCATTCATTCGCTGCCCCAATCTCCTCCTTTATCTGCGACCATTGATTTTAGTTCCCcaactttctcttcttcttttgggGGCTCTATGGAGCTTATGGCTGTCCCAAAACGCAAG GTTTCTCCCCATAAAAGAGGAATAAGGAATGGACCAAAAGCTCTTAAACCTATTCCTGTCATTGTCCTCTGCAA GAGTTGTGGTCGTGCTAGGCTTCCACACTTCTTCTGTTGCGGTGGGAAACCAAATCAAGGTAATACTGGTGAACAGAAAGGTAGTACAAGCTAA